The following proteins are encoded in a genomic region of Streptomyces sp. NBC_01723:
- a CDS encoding SAM-dependent methyltransferase — MTPTLVRQHSSHTGTLSPVDLRARARDWSEIQERMLVPLYEAVFERLDVGGGTRMLGLNCGSGLALLMGASRGASVTGVDTRSPELLELARRRLLPGAPEAPEPPGVRPAPTRADAARVVEGPPGAAADPSAPAFTLVTAFEPIGCLAGDSEGLGGLLAEATPLAGRGAAVVLAGWGPPERCATTSVLRVATKLADPLRSAGSWRPALRDDLEEVAQRAGLRPDGSGRVACPFGYADAASAARGLLSTGLFDAAIAATDREQVDKELAEALHPHRRPDGTVWMPNVFRYLIARVP, encoded by the coding sequence ATGACACCTACGCTCGTACGGCAGCACTCATCTCACACGGGGACGCTGTCTCCCGTGGACCTGCGTGCACGTGCGCGTGACTGGTCCGAGATACAGGAGAGGATGCTCGTACCGCTCTACGAGGCCGTCTTCGAGCGACTGGACGTGGGCGGCGGCACCCGGATGCTGGGCCTGAACTGCGGTTCCGGGCTCGCCCTGCTGATGGGCGCCTCGCGCGGCGCCTCGGTGACCGGTGTCGACACACGTTCTCCGGAACTCCTGGAACTGGCACGGCGGCGTCTGCTGCCCGGGGCACCCGAGGCGCCGGAACCTCCCGGCGTCCGGCCCGCCCCCACCCGCGCGGACGCGGCGCGGGTCGTGGAGGGACCACCCGGTGCCGCGGCGGACCCGTCGGCGCCGGCGTTCACCCTGGTGACCGCCTTCGAGCCCATCGGGTGCCTCGCGGGCGACTCGGAGGGGCTGGGCGGGCTGCTCGCCGAGGCGACGCCGCTCGCCGGGCGCGGGGCCGCCGTGGTGCTGGCGGGCTGGGGCCCGCCGGAGCGGTGCGCCACGACCTCGGTGCTGCGGGTGGCCACCAAACTCGCGGACCCACTGCGCAGCGCGGGCAGCTGGCGCCCCGCCCTGCGCGACGACCTGGAGGAGGTCGCACAGCGGGCCGGGCTCAGGCCGGACGGTTCGGGACGGGTGGCGTGCCCGTTCGGGTACGCGGACGCCGCGAGCGCGGCGCGGGGACTGCTGTCGACCGGGCTGTTCGACGCGGCGATCGCGGCCACCGACCGGGAACAGGTCGACAAGGAGCTGGCGGAGGCCCTGCATCCGCACCGCCGCCCTGACGGGACCGTCTGGATGCCGAATGTCTTTCGCTACTTGATCGCACGAGTTCCTTAA
- the rpsP gene encoding 30S ribosomal protein S16, with protein sequence MAVKIKLKRLGKIRSPHYRIVVADSRTRRDGRAIEEIGKYHPTYNPSVMEVDAERVAYWLGVGAQPTEPVLAILKKTGDWQKFKGEPAPAPLLQPSEKAARPSFEAIGGEDEGKGEAITQKKKADKKDEAAAESSSTESTEA encoded by the coding sequence GTGGCAGTCAAGATCAAGCTGAAGCGTCTGGGCAAGATCCGTTCGCCTCACTACCGCATCGTCGTCGCCGACTCCCGTACCCGCCGTGACGGCCGGGCCATCGAGGAGATCGGCAAGTACCACCCGACGTACAACCCGTCGGTGATGGAGGTCGACGCCGAGCGTGTCGCCTACTGGCTCGGTGTCGGCGCCCAGCCGACCGAGCCCGTGCTCGCCATCCTGAAGAAGACCGGCGACTGGCAGAAGTTCAAGGGCGAGCCCGCCCCGGCCCCGCTGCTCCAGCCGTCCGAGAAGGCGGCCCGCCCGTCCTTCGAGGCGATCGGTGGCGAGGACGAGGGCAAGGGTGAGGCGATCACCCAGAAGAAGAAGGCCGACAAGAAGGACGAGGCCGCCGCCGAGTCCTCCTCGACCGAGTCGACCGAGGCCTGA
- the ffh gene encoding signal recognition particle protein, with protein MFDTLSDRLSATFKNLRGKGRLSEADIDATAREIRIALLEADVALPVVRAFIKSVKERSLGAEVSKALNPAQQVLKIVNEELVGILGGETRRLRFAKQPPTVIMLAGLQGAGKTTLAGKLGRWLKEQGHSPLLVACDLQRPNAVNQLSVVAERAGVAVYAPEPGNGVGDPVKVAKDSIEFAKSKVHDLVIVDTAGRLGIDQELMQQAADIRDAVSPDEILFIVDAMIGQDAVNTAEAFRDGVGFDGVVLSKLDGDARGGAALSIASVTGKPIMFASNGEKLEDFDAFHPDRMASRILDMGDLLTLIEQAEKTFSQEEAEKMASKLASKKGQDFTLDDFLAQMEQVRKMGSISKLLGMLPGMGQMKDQINNLDERDVDRTAAIIKSMTPAERQEPTIINGSRRARIAKGSGVDVSAVKGLVERFFEARKMMSRMAQGGGMPGMPGMPGMGGGPGRQKKQQKKAKGKQRSGNPMKRKQQEQEEAARRAAAAQNGGALGLPQQGGQDFELPDEFKKFMG; from the coding sequence GTGTTCGATACCCTCTCCGACCGCCTTAGCGCGACTTTCAAAAATCTCCGCGGCAAGGGCAGGTTGTCCGAGGCGGACATCGACGCCACGGCCCGCGAGATCCGCATCGCGCTCCTCGAGGCAGACGTGGCCCTGCCCGTGGTGCGCGCGTTCATCAAGAGCGTCAAGGAACGCTCCCTGGGCGCCGAGGTCTCCAAGGCGCTCAACCCCGCCCAGCAGGTCCTCAAGATCGTCAACGAGGAACTGGTCGGCATCCTCGGCGGTGAGACCCGCCGCCTGCGCTTCGCCAAGCAGCCGCCGACCGTGATCATGCTGGCGGGTCTGCAGGGTGCCGGTAAGACCACCCTCGCGGGCAAGCTGGGCCGCTGGCTCAAGGAGCAGGGCCACTCGCCGCTCCTGGTCGCCTGCGACCTCCAGCGCCCCAACGCCGTCAACCAGCTCAGCGTCGTCGCCGAGCGCGCCGGTGTCGCCGTCTACGCGCCCGAGCCGGGCAACGGGGTCGGCGACCCGGTCAAGGTCGCCAAGGACTCCATCGAGTTCGCCAAGTCCAAGGTCCACGACCTGGTCATCGTCGACACCGCCGGCCGCCTGGGCATCGACCAGGAGCTGATGCAGCAGGCCGCGGACATCCGCGACGCGGTCTCGCCGGACGAGATCCTCTTCATCGTCGACGCGATGATCGGCCAGGACGCCGTCAACACCGCCGAGGCCTTCCGCGACGGCGTCGGCTTCGACGGCGTGGTGCTCTCCAAGCTCGACGGCGACGCCCGTGGTGGTGCGGCCCTGTCGATCGCCTCGGTGACAGGCAAGCCGATCATGTTCGCGTCGAACGGTGAGAAGCTCGAGGACTTCGACGCCTTCCACCCGGACCGGATGGCCTCCCGCATCCTCGACATGGGTGACCTGCTCACCCTGATCGAGCAGGCGGAGAAGACGTTCAGCCAGGAAGAGGCCGAGAAAATGGCCTCCAAGCTGGCGTCCAAGAAGGGCCAGGACTTCACCCTGGACGACTTCCTGGCCCAGATGGAGCAGGTCCGGAAGATGGGCTCCATCTCCAAGCTGCTCGGCATGCTGCCGGGCATGGGCCAGATGAAGGACCAGATCAACAACCTCGACGAGCGCGACGTCGACCGCACGGCCGCCATCATCAAGTCGATGACCCCGGCCGAGCGCCAGGAGCCGACGATCATCAACGGCTCGCGCCGCGCCCGTATCGCCAAGGGCTCCGGCGTCGACGTCAGCGCGGTCAAGGGCCTGGTCGAGCGGTTCTTCGAGGCCCGCAAGATGATGTCCCGGATGGCCCAGGGCGGCGGCATGCCGGGGATGCCGGGCATGCCGGGCATGGGCGGCGGCCCCGGCCGGCAGAAGAAGCAGCAGAAGAAGGCCAAGGGCAAGCAGCGCTCCGGCAACCCCATGAAGCGCAAGCAGCAGGAGCAGGAGGAGGCCGCCCGCCGCGCGGCCGCCGCGCAGAACGGGGGCGCCCTCGGTCTGCCCCAGCAGGGCGGCCAGGACTTCGAGCTGCCCGACGAGTTCAAGAAGTTCATGGGCTGA
- the ftsH gene encoding ATP-dependent zinc metalloprotease FtsH, translating to MTNPSPPRKASERPWRTEGTPDEPPKPPPGGRRMRGGWWNLVLAALVVYLIANLVLSFFNEGDEPTISYTEFSKQVDEGNVSKIYAKGDAIQGQLKKDRDKPDGDGTYTKFTTERPTFADDQLWDDLTKNDVTVTAEPVVQHRSFLSNLLIALAPMLLLVVLWIFIARRMRGALGGGAGGMLGRKAPPKPVELEAGEPRTTFADVAGIDEVEGELSDVVDFLKNPDAYRRMGAKMPRGVLLTGPPGTGKTLLARAVAGEAGVPFFSASASEFIEMIVGVGASRVRELFAEARKVAPSIIFIDEIDTIGRARGGGSGMGGHDEREQTLNQILTEMDGFSGSEGVVVIAATNRADILDPALTRPGRFDRVVSVSPPDRGGREAILDIHTREIPLAPDVDLAQVARTTPGMTGAELANLANEAALLAVKRKQDRVTQANLSEALEKVQLGAERPLVMPEEERRRTAYHESGHALLGMLQPGADPVRKITIVPRGRALGVTLSTPDADKYAYTEEYLRGRIIGALGGMAAEHVVYGVITTGSESDLEQVTNIARGMVARWGMSERVGRLSALPGDAQQAYGLAAAPQTLDAIDGEMRRVVDSCYEEAVRKLRDHRERLDALAEALLANETLDEAEAYRIAGITRLTKEDPEA from the coding sequence ATGACCAACCCGTCCCCGCCGCGCAAGGCGTCCGAGCGGCCCTGGCGCACCGAGGGCACGCCCGACGAGCCTCCCAAGCCGCCGCCCGGTGGCAGGAGGATGCGCGGCGGCTGGTGGAACCTGGTCCTGGCCGCGCTGGTCGTCTACCTGATCGCCAACCTCGTGCTCTCGTTCTTCAACGAGGGCGACGAGCCGACCATCTCCTACACGGAGTTCAGCAAGCAGGTCGACGAGGGCAACGTCAGCAAGATCTACGCCAAGGGCGACGCGATCCAGGGCCAGCTCAAGAAGGACCGCGACAAACCCGACGGCGACGGGACGTACACCAAGTTCACGACCGAGCGGCCCACCTTCGCGGACGACCAGCTCTGGGACGACCTGACGAAGAACGATGTCACCGTCACGGCCGAACCGGTGGTCCAGCACCGCAGCTTCCTGTCCAACCTGCTCATCGCGCTGGCCCCGATGCTGCTCCTGGTGGTGCTGTGGATCTTCATCGCGCGGCGCATGAGGGGCGCCCTGGGCGGCGGCGCGGGCGGCATGCTCGGCCGCAAGGCGCCGCCCAAGCCGGTCGAGCTGGAGGCGGGCGAGCCACGGACCACGTTCGCGGACGTGGCCGGGATCGACGAGGTGGAGGGCGAACTCAGTGACGTCGTCGACTTCCTGAAGAACCCGGACGCCTACCGCCGCATGGGCGCGAAGATGCCCCGGGGCGTCCTCCTGACCGGTCCGCCCGGCACCGGGAAGACGCTCCTCGCGCGTGCGGTCGCCGGCGAGGCGGGGGTGCCGTTCTTCTCCGCGTCCGCGTCCGAGTTCATCGAGATGATCGTCGGCGTGGGCGCCTCCCGGGTGCGGGAGCTGTTCGCCGAGGCCCGCAAGGTCGCGCCGTCGATCATCTTCATCGACGAGATCGACACCATCGGCCGCGCGCGCGGCGGCGGCTCCGGCATGGGCGGCCACGACGAGCGCGAGCAGACGCTGAACCAGATCCTCACCGAGATGGACGGCTTCTCGGGTTCCGAGGGCGTCGTCGTCATCGCCGCCACCAACCGTGCCGACATCCTGGACCCGGCCCTGACCCGCCCCGGCCGCTTCGACCGGGTGGTCAGCGTGTCGCCCCCGGACCGCGGCGGCCGCGAGGCCATCCTGGACATCCACACGCGCGAGATCCCGCTCGCCCCGGACGTCGACCTGGCCCAGGTCGCCCGCACGACCCCGGGCATGACCGGCGCCGAACTGGCGAACCTCGCCAACGAGGCGGCCCTGCTCGCGGTCAAGCGGAAGCAGGACCGGGTGACGCAGGCCAACCTCTCCGAGGCCCTGGAGAAGGTCCAGCTGGGCGCCGAACGGCCCCTGGTGATGCCCGAGGAGGAGCGTCGGCGCACCGCGTACCACGAGAGCGGGCACGCCCTGCTGGGCATGTTGCAGCCGGGCGCCGACCCCGTCCGCAAGATCACCATCGTGCCGCGCGGGAGGGCGCTCGGGGTGACGCTGTCGACGCCGGACGCGGACAAGTACGCGTACACCGAGGAGTACCTGCGCGGCCGGATCATCGGCGCGCTCGGCGGCATGGCGGCCGAGCACGTGGTGTACGGCGTGATCACGACCGGTTCCGAGAGCGACCTCGAACAGGTCACCAACATCGCCCGCGGCATGGTCGCCCGCTGGGGCATGAGCGAGCGGGTCGGCCGGCTCTCCGCCCTCCCCGGCGACGCGCAGCAGGCGTACGGCCTCGCCGCCGCTCCCCAGACGCTGGACGCCATCGACGGGGAGATGCGGCGGGTCGTCGACTCCTGCTACGAGGAGGCCGTCCGCAAGCTGCGCGACCACCGCGAACGGCTCGACGCGCTGGCCGAGGCCCTGCTCGCCAACGAGACGCTGGACGAGGCGGAGGCGTACCGCATCGCCGGGATCACCCGGCTCACGAAGGAGGACCCGGAGGCGTGA
- the rimM gene encoding ribosome maturation factor RimM (Essential for efficient processing of 16S rRNA): MQLVVARIGRAHGIKGEVTVEVRTDEPELRLGPGAVLATDPATAGPLTIETGRVHSGRLLLRFAGVHDRTGAEALRNTLLIADVDPDERPEDDDEYYDHQLIDLDVVTADGTEVGRITEISHLPTQDLFVVERPDGSEVYVPFVSEIVTEIDLEEQRAVIDPPPGLIDDRAEIASARDAEESPEEGA, translated from the coding sequence GTGCAGCTGGTAGTCGCTCGCATCGGCCGCGCCCACGGCATCAAGGGCGAGGTCACCGTCGAGGTCCGCACCGACGAGCCGGAGCTGCGGCTCGGCCCCGGCGCCGTCCTGGCCACCGACCCCGCCACCGCCGGTCCGCTGACCATCGAGACCGGCCGGGTGCACAGCGGCCGCCTCCTGCTGCGCTTCGCGGGCGTCCACGACCGCACCGGCGCCGAGGCCCTGCGCAACACCCTGCTGATCGCCGACGTCGACCCCGACGAGCGTCCCGAGGACGACGACGAGTACTACGACCACCAGCTCATCGACCTCGACGTGGTGACCGCCGACGGCACCGAGGTCGGCCGGATCACCGAGATCTCCCACCTGCCCACCCAGGACCTGTTCGTGGTGGAACGCCCCGACGGCAGCGAGGTCTACGTGCCGTTCGTGTCGGAGATCGTCACGGAGATCGACCTGGAGGAGCAGCGCGCGGTCATCGACCCGCCCCCGGGCCTGATCGACGACCGCGCCGAGATCGCCTCCGCGCGGGACGCCGAGGAGTCCCCGGAGGAAGGCGCGTAA
- a CDS encoding RNA-binding protein, which produces MLEEALEHLVKGIVDNPDDVQVASRNLRRGRVLEVRVHPDDLGKVIGRNGRTARALRTVVGAIGGRGVRVDLVDVDHVR; this is translated from the coding sequence ATGCTCGAGGAGGCTCTCGAGCACCTCGTGAAGGGCATCGTCGACAACCCTGACGATGTGCAGGTCGCCTCGCGCAACCTGCGTCGCGGGCGTGTGCTCGAGGTCCGGGTGCACCCCGACGACCTCGGCAAGGTGATCGGCCGCAACGGCCGCACCGCACGCGCCCTGCGCACCGTCGTGGGCGCCATCGGCGGCCGCGGTGTCCGCGTCGACCTCGTCGACGTGGACCACGTCCGCTGA